From a region of the Neobacillus niacini genome:
- a CDS encoding YkvA family protein, producing MFKKIKAWARNLKRQIFILYCAYKDERVPWYAKLFTACVVAYAFSPIDLIPDFIPILGYLDDVILVPLGIMIALRMVPKSVISDCEVKAEEMMKNSKPKNWIVGSIIVLIWGLILIWAIIKIYTFFS from the coding sequence ATGTTTAAGAAAATTAAGGCTTGGGCGAGGAATTTAAAACGGCAGATATTCATTCTTTACTGTGCTTATAAAGATGAAAGAGTCCCTTGGTATGCTAAATTATTTACTGCTTGTGTTGTAGCTTATGCATTCAGTCCGATTGACCTAATACCTGATTTTATACCCATTCTTGGCTACTTAGACGATGTAATTCTCGTTCCATTAGGGATAATGATTGCGTTAAGGATGGTACCAAAGAGTGTAATATCTGACTGTGAAGTTAAGGCAGAAGAAATGATGAAAAACAGTAAGCCGAAGAATTGGATAGTCGGTTCAATAATAGTATTGATTTGGGGTTTAATTTTAATTTGGGCTATTATAAAAATTTATACCTTCTTCAGCTAA